One part of the Aspergillus luchuensis IFO 4308 DNA, chromosome 5, nearly complete sequence genome encodes these proteins:
- a CDS encoding carboxylesterase/lipase family protein (COG:I;~EggNog:ENOG410PHHA;~InterPro:IPR002018,IPR029058;~MEROPS:MER0030934;~PFAM:PF00135;~SECRETED:SignalP(1-22)) — protein sequence MRINETSTRGLSVLSLLAPVSATLYDQTIQLAQGKVQGTAAFNESGAPSYISNWKDIAVWKGIPYAATTGGENRWKPPQRAPSWNGTMKATSFGPSCPSLSAGDGVSEDCLSINIWSPATATDAKLPVMLWSYAAGGESSQSTYDGAGMAAKDVIFVSYNYRTGPLGWLTLHELAEETGATGNYGLLDQIEALKWVYENIAAFGGDPESITVAGQSFGSGAAYHLVNSPRTKGMIKCAIAESGLKDPYDPDLWGYGSDYRNMTWAYAFSKTYAESLNATSVADLRSMNLETVLSGTGVSDFTGFDPVLNYHAIPNKYIVSLDEGAPNDVPILVGNNKDENGIDLSTTYTVAEYKSEINSTYGPYAAELLALHPAENTTQATAAYNSILRAGYCTSTWSWAKRWNQSSTEPVYYYLWTYSPPGSDGATHGSEVSYALNNLYAQTTSSYTDTDYEVANIMSSYWANFVKTQNPNKGGSYNNGTLPYWGPNVPAQQNTFELGSLWKKIAFATAKEIQLYLEYFKYATPSPY from the coding sequence ATGAGGATCAACGAGACGTCCACTCGTGGCCTCAGTGTCCTTTCCCTACTGGCTCCGGTTAGCGCCACTCTCTATGACCAAACCATCCAGCTCGCCCAAGGCAAGGTGCAGGGTACTGCTGCATTCAACGAAAGCGGTGCCCCTTCCTATATCTCCAATTGGAAAGACATCGCCGTTTGGAAGGGTATTCCATATGCCGCCACAACAGGTGGAGAAAACCGCTGGAAGCCGCCGCAGAGGGCCCCATCCTGGAACGGCACCATGAAAGCCACTTCATTCGGGCCCAGCTGTCCTAGCTTGTCAGCTGGTGATGGAGTGAGCGAGGACTGCCTGTCGATCAATATCTGGAGCCCTGCAACAGCCACTGATGCCAAGCTGCCGGTCATGCTGTGGTCCTATGCGGCCGGAGGTGAATCCAGCCAGAGTACCTATGACGGTGCAGGAATGGCGGCAAAGGATGTTATCTTCGTCAGCTACAACTACCGCACAGGGCCTCTCGGCTGGCTGACGCTGCATGAGCTGGCCGAGGAGACTGGTGCGACGGGCAACTATGGTCTCCTCGATCAGATCGAAGCTCTGAAATGGGTATATGAAAATATCGCCGCTTTTGGCGGAGACCCCGAGTCCATCACTGTGGCCGGTCAGTCCTTCGGCTCGGGCGCCGCCTACCACTTGGTCAACAGCCCCCGAACCAAAGGTATGATCAAGTGTGCGATCGCAGAGAGTGGCCTCAAGGACCCATACGATCCAGACCTGTGGGGATACGGAAGTGACTACCGGAACATGACCTGGGCGTATGCCTTCAGCAAGACCTACGCAGAGTCACTCAATGCGACGAGCGTGGCCGACTTGCGCTCTATGAACCTCGAAACGGTCCTTAGCGGTACTGGTGTTTCCGATTTCACCGGCTTCGATCCAGTGCTCAACTACCATGCCATACCCAACAAATACATCGTCAGCCTGGACGAAGGTGCACCCAATGACGTGCCCATCCTAGTCGGAAACAACAAAGACGAGAACGGAATTGATCTGTCCACGACCTATACCGTCGCCGAGTACAAATCAGAGATCAACTCCACCTACGGACCTTACGCCGCCGAGCTACTGGCGCTGCATCCGGCCGAAAACACTACCCAAGCCACAGCTGCCTATAACTCAATCCTACGTGCTGGCTACTGCACCTCCACCTGGTCATGGGCCAAGCGCTGGAACCAGTCCTCCACTGAGCCCgtttactactacctctGGACCTACTCGCCCCCTGGCTCGGACGGAGCCACCCACGGCTCGGAGGTGTCCTACGCGTTGAACAACCTCTACGCCCAGACAACCTCTTCGTATACAGACACTGACTACGAGGTGGCCAATATCATGTCATCGTACTGGGCCAACTTTGTCAAGACGCAGAATCCGAACAAGGGCGGCTCTTACAACAACGGTACCCTGCCGTACTGGGGTCCTAACGTGCCGGCTCAGCAGAACACGTTCGAGCTTGGCAGCCTGTGGAAGAAGATTGCTTTCGCAACGGCCAAGGAGATCCAGCTGTACTTGGAGTACTTCAAGTATGCTACGCCCAGTCCGTACTAG
- a CDS encoding putative chromatin structure remodeling complex protein RSC3 (COG:S;~EggNog:ENOG410PVTV;~InterPro:IPR036864,IPR007219,IPR001138;~PFAM:PF00172;~go_function: GO:0000981 - DNA-binding transcription factor activity, RNA polymerase II-specific [Evidence IEA];~go_function: GO:0003677 - DNA binding [Evidence IEA];~go_function: GO:0008270 - zinc ion binding [Evidence IEA];~go_process: GO:0006351 - transcription, DNA-templated [Evidence IEA];~go_process: GO:0006355 - regulation of transcription, DNA-templated [Evidence IEA]), whose protein sequence is MSAPRRNGQLSSCEPCRKSKLRCDHSAPTCNRCVRRGKSDLCVYHPAPLTKPRELSRPLKATKIATKEQTLVPAKTLTWDSLGASSPVTVLGSAAFPNSSKLPFSGSGFLGPTSYSGAFSNSELDVVNFPSSTKPTPIDPQQVARGAQVLFLLEHLPLYAEISEKRFAISAGWVFGIQLMDQLFKVLGEVYRNAIQGSGNKYARLLDLSRAFFKNTLTPIVTHDSMSLAEYFSLASPRWEMLSLLFAFVGTATYQIPPHGLGLEHQDEITSKEGLRQICMQASQTCLQFCNHLGTLSDPLSWAMLQHAIYLSHMHGSSDHRTWQMLGDITTTVFALGLHQPDTDTTAPFFLKEIRKRTMVGAYALDKELATFLGRPPRICWRYCNIQYPLDMSHEEIVAEPAIRDAAIARLDFEGWNIDGRLDKGANARAGLAASIDKENALEISLSNRLDGLEEKVQIACKKSDELRRSLPACLQWTEDKTDPQVASYHVEFLYHEFLLLQTLYKRVGKGIDAFANKALEIISTLLHMVSLETRSGRVHPSVILDLCYIGLPAAGTLCTELLRRSQPQNSVATALPQTPFPRSDIIQKLSVFVAQLKTFSRQQEGDYEICIKGQRIISQALDRVLSPAPVGVVASSDIALDHEAPGGDIGDNDFMAFLETFDWEQEMRLTFGC, encoded by the exons ATGTCTGCTCCACGCCGTAATGGACAGTTATCGTCCTGTGAGCCTTGCAGGAAGTCTAAGCTCCGATGCGACCATTCAGCCCCAACATGTAATCGATGCGTCCGTCGGGGTAAATCGGACCTCTGTGTTTACCACCCAGCTCCGCTCACTAAGCCGCGCGAATTATCACGACCATTGAAGGCCACTAAGATAGCAACCAAGGAACAAACGCTGGTGCCTGCAAAGACACTGACATGGGATAGTCTGGGCGCTTCATCCCCGGTGACTGTGTTAGGGTCAGCGGCATTTCCAAATTCGTCGAAGCTTCCATTCTCAGGATCAGGGTTCCTGGGTCCTACCAGTTATTCTGGTGCTTTCAGCAATAGTGAGCTTGATGTCGTGAactttccatcatccaccaaacCCACCCCTATCGACCCTCAGCAGGTGGCACGGGGTGCCCAGGTCCTCTTTCTGTTAGAGCACCTACCGTTGTATGCCGAAATTTCAGAGAAGCGTTTTGCCATTTCAGCGGGATGGGTTTTCGGTATCCAACTGATGGATCAGTTGTTCAAGGTCCTAGGAGAGGTTTACCGCAATGCAATCCAGGGCTCGGGAAACAAGTATGCTCGCCTTCTGGATCTCTCCAGGGCCTTTTTTAAGAATACATTAACTCCTATCGTGACCCATGACTCGATGTCGTTGGCCGAATACTTCTCGTTGGCATCGCCGCGCTGGGAAATGTTATCTTTACTTTTCGCCTTTGTCGGTACGGCAACATACCAAATACCACCGCATGGTCTGGGACTCGAGCATCAGGACGAAATAACAAGCAAAGAAGGGTTGCGACAAATATGCATGCAGGCAAGCCAGACATGTCTGCAGTTTTGCAATCATTTAGGGACCCTCAGTGACCCTTTGTCGTGGGCTATGCTCCAGCATGCAATATATCTATCGCATATGCATGGCAGTAGCG ATCACAGAACATGGCAAATGCTCGGAGATATCACGACCACAGTCTTCGCACTCGGACTGCACCAACCCGATACCGATACCACAGCTCCATTCTTTTTGAAGGAGATCCGGAAAAGAACGATGGTTGGGGCATATGCGCTTGACAAAGAGCTTGCAACATTCCTAGGCAGGCCACCACGAATATGTTGGCGTTATTGCAATATCCAATACCCATTGGACATGAGCCACGAGGAAATTGTTGCCGAACCCGCTATAAGAGACGCAGCTATTGCACGCCTAGATTTCGAAGGCTGGAATATCGACGGCCGCCTCGACAAGGGAGCCAACGCTCGAGCTGGACTGGCTGCTAGTATCGACAAAGAGAACGCGCTGGAAATATCACTCAGTAACAGGCTAGACGGATTAGAGGAAAAGGTTCA AATTGCTTGCAAAAAGTCAGACGAACTACGACGCAGTCTACCTGCATGCCTACAGTGGACAGAGGATAAAACAGATCCGCAAGTTGCATCTTATCACGTGGAATTTCTTTACCATGAGTTCCTGCTATTGCAGACTCTTTACAAACGGGTTGGAAAGGGTATTGATGCTTTCGCCAACAAGGCTTTGGAGATCATTAGCACCCTACTGCATATGGTATCATTGGAGACGCGCTCAGGCCGAGTCCACCCAAGCGTCATCTTAGAT CTCTGCTACATCGGCCTTCCTGCCGCCGGTACGCTTTGCACCGAACTTCTGCGACGATCACAGCCCCAAAATAGCGTAGCTACCGCATTGCCACAAACACCGTTTCCCCGTTCCGATATTATACAGAAGTTGAGCGTTTTTGTCGCGCAGTTGAAAACCTTCTCTCGCCAGCAAGAGGGTGATTACGAGATCTGTATTAAGGGGCAGAGGATCATCTCTCAGGCGCTAGATAGAGTGCTCTCACCAGCACCGGTAGGCGTGGTAGCTTCTAGTGATATCGCTTTAGATCATGAGGCCCCAGGAGGCGATATTGGAGATAATGACTTTATGGCGTTTCTGGAGACGTTTGACTGGGAGCAAGAGATGAGGTTGACTTTTGGATGTTGA
- a CDS encoding uncharacterized protein (COG:M;~EggNog:ENOG410PF7T;~InterPro:IPR000845,IPR035994,IPR002110,IPR027417, IPR036770,IPR020683;~PFAM:PF01048,PF12796,PF00023,PF13637,PF13606;~antiSMASH:Cluster_5.21;~go_function: GO:0003824 - catalytic activity [Evidence IEA];~go_function: GO:0005515 - protein binding [Evidence IEA];~go_process: GO:0009116 - nucleoside metabolic process [Evidence IEA]), protein MCKIAQNSPTTTSPIIERKGNGNTTMRERQPRREDYTVGWVCALPIELAAAQAMLDTEHSSIRLQINDPSIFILGSIAGHNVVITCLPDGQIGTSSAATVAIQMRSAFPSIRFGLMVGIGGGVPSPEHDIRLGDVVVGRPDNQTGGVVQYDFGKSTSNGFVRTGFLNAPPVILLNAVALLRARHFLGRGTMTEYMEGLKDMPAFTHDRDKNRDVLFEAGYNHAGGMTCEACDKEQSIQRDKREGHDIKVHYGTIASGNQVLKDAHERDRLAAELGGVLCFEMEAAGLVNNFPCLVIRGICDYADSHKNKKWQPYAAGVAAAYAKELLSVIPPGHVERTRPMRRNAPGKLFLVPFQRDGNFTGRDSIMSELGRRYDAAAFERFLSIALVGDKDTGKSQIALEYAYRSPQHVPWLSVFWVNASSISRYRRSYQDIANSLDLPGKDEPAVDIVELVLEWLADEENGPWLVILDNVINVGVSQETGLPVLLEDDVTETIPIFPSFREAKHGSLLVTSRNLEAAISIVGSAENIVHVQPIDEGPRSAIGIGQDMLANLALDSPKDGRTPLSWAAEAGFVPVVKLLLATGKVDVDARDSNYGRTPLSWAAGAGHAEIVQLLLATNQVDINSVDYQNRPPLTWALFNSLERMKPVVKLFLATGQADLNIRDETSDRTALSWVCGMGHLEIVKSLLETGKADVNTIEKYHGRTPLSWAAFDKHQEIMKVLIATGHADLEARDNEEGRTVLSLAAGNGLEAGVRALLETGKVDVNSKDRNRRTPLFWALKNGHQNTALLLEEALSG, encoded by the exons ATGTGTAAGATCGCGCAAAactccccaacaacaacctccccCATCATTGAGAGAAAAGGCAACGGAAATACGACAATGAGAGAACGCCAACCTCGTCGCGAAGACTACACCGTAGGCTGGGTCTGCGCTCTGCCAATTGAACTAGCAGCCGCACAAGCAATGCTAGACACCGAACACTCCAGCATACGCCTGCAGATCAACGATCCCAGCATATTCATTCTGGGAAGTATTGCTGGGCACAACGTTGTGATTACCTGTCTCCCAGATGGACAGATAGGCACCAGCTCCGCCGCGACCGTGGCAATCCAAATGCGCTCGGCGTTTCCATCCATCAGGTTCGGCCTCATGGTGGGAATAGGAGGGGGTGTTCCCAGTCCTGAGCACGATATCCGGCTGGGAGATGTGGTTGTTGGTCGACCAGATAATCAAACTGGGGGCGTGGTGCAGTATGACTTTGGGAAGAGCACGTCTAATGGGTTTGTACGCACAGGCTTTTTGAATGCGCCCCCGGTTATTTTGTTGAATGCGGTGGCCCTGCTACGGGCCAGGCATTTTCTGGGGAGGGGAACGATGACCGAGTATATGGAAGGGCTTAAGGATATGCCTGCTTTCACGCACGATAGAGATAAAAACAGGGATGTCCTGTTCGAGGCGGGTTATAACCATGCTGGGGGAATGACGTGTGAGGCATGCGATAAGGAACAATCGATTCAACGCGACAAACGTGAAGGCCATGATATCAAAGTGCATTATGGAACGATTGCGTCCGGGAATCAAGTACTCAAGGACGCGCATGAACGAGACCGACTCGCAGCAGAGTTAGGTGGGGTGTTGTGCTTTGAGATGGAGGCTGCCGGGCTGGTGAATAATTTCCCATGCCTGGTGATCCGAGGCATTTGTGATTATGCCGACTCGCATAAGAACAAGAAATGGCAGCCTTATGCTGCCGGGGTGGCGGCTGCTTATGCGAAGGAGTTGTTGTCAGTCATACCACCAGGGCATGTGGAGAGAACGAGACCTATGAGGAGAAATG CTCCCGGAAAACTCTTCTTGGTTCCATTTCAGAGAGATGGAAACTTCACTGGTCGTGATTCTATAATGAGTGAGCTTGGTAGACGATACGATGCAGCTGCATTTGAACGTTTTCTCAGCATAGCTCTCGTTGGAGATAAGGACACAGG TAAATCACAAATTGCCCTTGAATACGCTTACCGAAGCCCCCAACATGTGCCCTGGCTATCCGTATTCTGGGTCAACGCAAGCAGCATCTCCCGATACAGAAGGTCTTATCAAGATATAGCTAACAGTCTTGATCTACCCGGAAAAGATGAACCAGCCGTTGATATCGTGGAACTGGTATTGGAATGGCTAGCTGACGAAGAAAATGGGCCATGGCTGGTTATTCTGGACAATGTCATTAACGTGGGTGTTTCCCAAGAGACGGGGCTTCCTGTTCTGCTGGAGGATGACGTGACGGAGACGATTCCGATTTTTCCGTCCTTCCGAGAAGCAAAACATGGATCTTTGCTTGTCACGTCGCGCAATTTGGAGGCTGCAATAAGTATAGTTGGTTCAGCTGAGAACATTGTCCATGTCCAGCCAATAGATGAAGGGCCGAGAAGTGCAATTGGGATTGGGCAGGATATGCTGGCTAACCTGGCTCTGGACAGCCCAAAAGATGGCCGGACACCATTATCGTGGGCTGCAGAGGCTGGGTTTGTGCCAGTCGTGAAACTGTTGCTTGCTACTGGTAAAGTGGACGTTGATGCCAGAGACTCAAATTATGGTCGAACTCCTCTATCATGGGCTGCGGGGGCTGGGCATGCAGAAATTGTTCAGCTCCTTCTAGCAACCAACCAAGTCGACATCAACTCTGTCGATTACCAAAACCGGCCGCCACTGACCTGGGCGCTCTTTAATTCTCTCGAGCGAATGAAACCGGTAGTGAAGCTGTTTCTAGCCACTGGCCAAGCTGACCTAAACATCCGCGATGAAACATCAGACCGCACAGCCCTTTCGTGGGTGTGTGGAATGGGCCACCTTGAGATTGTCAAATCGCTGCTTGAAACCGGCAAGGCGGATGTCAACACCATAGAGAAATACCACGGACGAACGCCGCTTTCCTGGGCTGCATTTGACAAACATCAAGAAATCATGAAGGTGTTAATTGCTACGGGACATGCAGACTTGGAAGCAAGAGATAACGAAGAGGGTCGGACTGTACTGTCTTTGGCGGCAGGGAATGGACTTGAAGCTGGGGTGAGAGCTTTGTTAGAGACTGGGAAGGTGGATGTTAATTCCAAAGACCGGAACAGGAGGACACCGCTATTCTGGGCATTAAAGAATGGACATCAAAATACGGCTCTTCTCCTAGAGGAGGCTTTGAGCGGATAG
- a CDS encoding uncharacterized protein (COG:I;~EggNog:ENOG410PMHS;~InterPro:IPR002018,IPR029058;~MEROPS:MER0033188;~PFAM:PF00135,PF07859;~SECRETED:SignalP(1-19);~antiSMASH:Cluster_5.21), which produces MVTFFASLVWAGLTTLALGELYPPYYADLSWQPARSLSNWSNLTVETRTGTFIGMLNDTYPDVRQFLRVPYAQPPVGDLRWLPPQKLANSSKRIDSTRFGPACPQYVASGSSMWAEYAPTSLLLSVGEAPNQGSTAWSSSEDCLSLAVWTPAFANKTSNLPVALFVTGGGGVTGGIEVPSQLPSNWVSNSQEHIVVTINYRVNIFGNPKSKALTETSLTLLGVRAAVEWVAENIRAFGGDPDNIMLWGQSQGAALTHLYTLAFPDDPRVAKFGVISQPPSVTINLTETADVYEDFHIVAKGLGCNYGDDAEAELECMRQVSWVQIEEYINRYNGTQSIAFSNYIPDEKYIFSNESARYAAGRVARGPAIRSDASREQASTSESMTMEVEGEWICTAYEDSIRRSSLGLETYRYEWAGNFSNISPVPYLGAFHWSDLLMIFGTYMTDAGNISALEVATSRTMQDHILAFLKDPSTVSSTVGWPAFNATAPSGGLILEFGNRTTVKNITGDFLEAGCWDSSVPFPIYEPRK; this is translated from the exons ATGGTGACCTTTTTCGCTTCGTTAGTTTGGGCAGGGCTCACTACTCTCGCTCTTGGAGAGTTGTACCCCCCCTACTATGCAGACTTATCGTGGCAACCAGCCAGATCGCTATCCAACTGGTCAAATTTGACAGTGGAGACACGAACGGGAACCTTTATTGGCATGTTGAATGATACATACCCGGATGTCCGCCAATTTCTTCGGGTTCCCTATGCACAG ccGCCAGTCGGGGATCTCAGATGGCTTCCGCCTCAAAAGTTGGCCAACTCGTCGAAGAGAATCGACTCGACTCGCTTTGGACCTG CCTGTCCGCAGTATGTTGCTTCCGGAAGCAGCATGTGGGCAGAGTACGCGCCTACAAGCCTTCTGCTGAGTGTCGGGGAGGCACCCAATCAGGGATCGACTGCTTGGTCCTCCTCAGAGGACTGTCTGTCACTAGCTGTGTGGACCCCAGCATTTGCCAACAAGACATCAAATCTGCCTGTAGCTCTTTTTGTCAcaggtggtggcggtgtcACTGGCGGAATTGAGGTTCCATCCCAGCTACCATCAAACTGGGTATCGAACTCCCAGGAACATATCGTCGTAACGATCAATTATCGGGTCAACATCTTCGGCA ATCCTAAATCGAAAGCTCTGACAGAGACATCTCTGACTTTGTTGGGTGTGCGGGCCGCAGTAGAATGGGTAGCCGAGAACATTCGGGCATTTGGTGGAGACCCAGACAATATCATG CTATGGGGACAATCCCAGGGAGCGGCACTCACTCACCTGTATACACTTGCCTTTCCAGATGACCCTCGTGTGGCAAAATTTGGTGTCATTTCCCAGCCTCCGTCGGTGACAATCAATCTCACCGAGACAGCTGATGTATACGAAGACTTCCACATTGTCGCGAAAGGCCTCGGATGCAACTATGGAGACGACGCAGAGGCAGAGCTGGAATGTATGCGCCAAGTGTCATGGGTACAGATTGAAGAGTATATCAACCGTTACAACGGAACCCAATCCATCGCCTTCTCTAATTATATCC CCGACGAAAAgtacatcttctccaacgaGTCGGCGCGTTATGCTGCGGGTCGAGTCGCACGAGGCCCAGCCATCCGCTCGGACGCCTCACGAGAACAAGCCAGCACATCGGAGTCCATGACAATGGAAGTAGAAGGCGAATGGATCTGCACTGCATACGAGGACTCTATCCGTCGGTCCTCCTTAGGACTCGAGACGTACCGCTATGAATGGGCTGGAAATTTCTCCAATATTAGCCCAGTCCCTTACCTTGGTGCATTTCATTGGTCGGATCTGTTGATGATATTCGGCACATATATGACAGATGCAGGAAATATATCAGCTCTGGAAGTTGCGACGTCGAGGACCATGCAGGATCATATCTTAGCGTTCCTCAAGGATCCCTCCACGGTCAGCTCCACTGTGGGTTGGCCCGCGTTTAATGCTACTGCTCCATCGGGCGGCCTGATCCTCGAGTTCGGCAATCGCACCACTGTTAAAAATATCACGGGTGATTTCCTCGAGGCTGGGTGCTGGGACTCTTCAGTGCCATTCCCAATCTATGAGCCTAGAAAATGA
- a CDS encoding glycoside hydrolase family 76 protein (CAZy:GH76;~COG:G;~EggNog:ENOG410PFRH;~InterPro:IPR014480,IPR008928,IPR005198;~PFAM:PF03663;~SECRETED:SignalP(1-22);~antiSMASH:Cluster_5.21;~go_function: GO:0008496 - mannan endo-1,6-alpha-mannosidase activity [Evidence IEA];~go_process: GO:0005975 - carbohydrate metabolic process [Evidence IEA];~go_process: GO:0016052 - carbohydrate catabolic process [Evidence IEA]): MVFAHYIAAAFTVAALAGTPAAIDLDITDEQSIKDAAATAAFNAMSYYTGNQTGQIPGYINHTWWEGGVLFDTMIRYWYFTNDASNNAAVSQGMYHQRGAGNDYMPSNWSSYMGNDDQVAWGLAAMTAAELNYPEDAGMPSWVDLAERVFDVQSARWDNSSCEGGLRWQIWPYQVGYTMKNSMSNGGLFQLAARLARYTNNQTYVDWANTIWDWSSRILVDQESWNVADSTNAANDCTNLGNNQWSYNYAVYLSGAAYMYNYTNGETTQWKTALDGLLNSTLQTFFPAKFGGEIMSEVLCEPANVCNDNEITFKGLLAESLTITSMLAPYTSSDILPRLQGSAVGAAKQCSGGSSNATCGQHWYKSSWDGTEGIEEEMSATSIFTSNLVAYKHLSPATKTTATNVTSSAGTDTGNGTTTASTTAGSNSVVPTNGANSLPCRHFGVAVAIVAGAFAIA, from the exons atggtATTCGCTCATTACATAGCAGCGGCATTCACCGTCGCCGCGTTGGCCGGTACCCCCGCTGCAATCGATCTCGACATCACCGACGAAC AATCCATCAAAGATGCTGCCGCCACAGCCGCCTTTAACGCCATGTCCTACTACACGGGCAACCAGACTGGCCAAATCCCCGGGTACATCAACCACACCTGGTGGGAAGGCGGCGTACTCTTCGACACCATGATCCGGTACTGGTATTTCACCAACGACGCCTCTAACAACGCCGCCGTCAGCCAGGGCATGTATCACCAACGTGGCGCCGGGAACGACTACATGCCCAGCAACTGGTCTTCATACATGGGTAACGATGACCAGGTAGCCTGGGGCCTCGCTGCCATGACAGCGGCAGAGCTGAACTACCCGGAGGACGCTGGAATGCCGTCGTGGGTGGATCTAGCGGAGCGGGTATTCGATGTGCAATCCGCCCGTTGGGACAACAGCAGCTGCGAAGGTGGTCTCCGCTGGCAAATTTGGCCTTACCAAGTTGGATACACAATGAAGAACTCCATGAGCAATGGGGGTTTGTTCCAACTCGCGGCTCGATTGGCTCGGTATACCAATAACCAGACCTATGTCGATTGGGCAAATACAATCTGGGACTGGAGTTCCCGGATTCTAGTCGATCAGGAAAGTTGGAATGTCGCTGATAGTACTAATGCGGCAAATGATTGTACGAACCTCGGTAACAATCAGTGGTCGTATAACTACGCGGTGTATCTGAGTGGCGCGGCGTATATGTACAACTAC ACAAACGGAGAGACCACGCAGTGGAAGACGGCCCTGGATGGGTTGTTGAACAGTACCTTACAAACATTCTTCCCCGCTAAATTCGGCGGTGAGATCATGTCTGAGGTGCTTTGTGAACCCGCGAACGTCTGTAATGACAACGAGATAACTTTCAAGGGTCTTCTGGCGGAGAGTCTCACCATAACGAGCATGCTTGCGCCATATACATCATCCGACATTCTGCCGCGCCTACAAGGCTCGGCTGTTGGCGCTGCGAAGCAATGCAGTGGCGGAAGTAGTAACGCAACTTGTGGACAGCACTGGTACAAATCGAGCTGGGATGGCACGGAGGGCATTGAGGAGGAAATGAGCGCAACGAGCATCTTCACGTCCAACCTGGTGGCATATAAGCACCTGTCTCCGGCTACGAAGACTACGGCGACAAATGTGACCTCCTCAGCTGGTACGGATACTGGAAATGGAACGACTACTGCCAGCACGACAGCGGGAAGCAACAGTGTTGTCCCGACAAACGGTGCCAATTCTCTGCCTTGCAGACACtttggtgttgctgttgctatTGTTGCGGGCGCTTTTGCCATTGCTTAA
- a CDS encoding uncharacterized protein (COG:T;~EggNog:ENOG410PIFQ;~InterPro:IPR029058;~antiSMASH:Cluster_5.21): MRSVNYTTLMTTGSEVASNYSYQLQPRVDGDIVADTYEAQLYQKNFNLSGPVVISHERHEENSQSSSSVTSAADIAAELQMYFPSITDDVVEDVIKLYPASHNANAGYRVSDIRQGFDMTGKKLALTQALHNETRNSFVNLGEATHGTEQTYYWCSTYSTVPANGLTSSSSSSANVTVACTMQKYLLSLILTGNLNTLWPNDKICWLKYGNTTNTINFNTTISITLDDLANDKSLFWNKALWY; the protein is encoded by the exons ATGCGCTCCGTCAACTACACAACTCTGATGACCACTGGCAGCGAAGTCGCCAGCAACTACAGCTACCAGCTCCAGCCGCGGGTAGACGGGGACATAGTTGCCGATACTT ACGAAGCACAATTGTACCAGAAGAACTTCAATTTAAGCGGTCCCGTTGTGATCTCCCATGAGCGCCACGAAGAAAACAGCCAGAGCTCCAGCTCTGTCACCAGCGCAGCAGATATTGCTGCCGAGCTGCAAATGTACTTCCCCTCAATCACGGACGATGTGGTGGAAGATGTCATCAAACTTTATCCTGCCTCGCATAACGCGAATGCAGGTTACCGTGTTTCCGACATCCGTCAGGGCTTCGACATGACCGGCAAGAAATTGGCTCTGACTCAGGCGCTGCATAATGAGACGCGGAATTCCTTTGTCAATCTTGGGGAAGCTACTCATGGTACGGAGCAGACTTATTACTGGTGTAGTACTTATAGTACTGTGCCGGCTAATGGgttgacttcttcttcttcctcgtcggccaATGTCACGGTTGCA TGCACCATGCAAAAGtacctcctctccttgaTCCTAACCGGCAATCTCAACACCCTCTGGCCCAACGACAAGATCTGCTGGCTGAAGTATGGAAATACGACGAACACTATCAACTTCAATACAACCATATCCATTACTTTGGATGATCTTGCCAACGACAAGAGCCTCTTCTGGAATAAGGCTTTGTGGTACTGA